The following are encoded together in the Aerococcus mictus genome:
- a CDS encoding ABC transporter substrate-binding protein, protein MKKKMKKLAALFGTAMMLGACGSMTETAKNDSANSDVVKIGGNWSLSGQYSAYGTPHDNGVKVAVQNLNDNGGVLGKKVEYVSADNKSDNAESTSQATRLVEQEGVNVLVGSDTTGNCEAQIPVAQQFKVPMVAPAATGNGLTLDDNGNLYDYVFRTCFEDAYQSKELGKYAAQKGWKKVAVLKDNSSDYGQNVANDFKASFEEHGGQVVGEESYTSGDTDFKALLTNLKQNSPDVVFIAGYYQEGGLIIKQLREMGVNAAVLGPDGFGNQKLIDLAGPENAHDVFFVTHFSHNEDSPENVKEFIKKYEDAYGTSPDHFAALAYDATNLIAQAMEKAGSTDSEAVQKALAETKDFQGVTGKFSFDKDHNPVKEVFVQELQGGQVVDTEVVK, encoded by the coding sequence ATGAAGAAAAAAATGAAGAAATTAGCCGCCTTATTTGGAACTGCTATGATGCTAGGGGCCTGTGGATCGATGACCGAGACCGCTAAGAATGATTCTGCTAACAGTGATGTAGTGAAGATTGGTGGGAACTGGTCCTTGTCTGGGCAATATTCTGCCTACGGAACTCCTCACGACAACGGGGTCAAAGTTGCCGTTCAAAACCTCAACGATAATGGTGGGGTCTTAGGCAAGAAAGTGGAATACGTCAGTGCCGATAACAAATCCGACAACGCTGAATCGACTTCCCAAGCCACCCGCTTAGTGGAACAAGAAGGTGTTAATGTTCTGGTAGGTTCAGACACCACAGGGAACTGTGAAGCGCAAATTCCAGTCGCTCAACAATTTAAGGTGCCTATGGTCGCTCCTGCAGCTACTGGGAATGGCTTGACCCTCGACGATAACGGTAACCTCTACGACTACGTCTTTAGAACTTGTTTCGAAGATGCTTACCAAAGTAAGGAATTAGGAAAGTATGCCGCTCAAAAAGGTTGGAAGAAGGTTGCCGTCTTAAAAGACAATTCCTCTGACTACGGTCAAAACGTGGCCAATGACTTCAAGGCTTCCTTTGAAGAACATGGCGGTCAAGTGGTTGGCGAAGAGTCTTACACCAGTGGAGATACCGACTTTAAGGCTCTCTTAACCAACTTAAAACAAAATTCACCGGATGTTGTCTTTATCGCTGGTTACTACCAAGAAGGTGGCTTAATCATCAAACAATTACGGGAAATGGGCGTGAACGCAGCGGTCTTAGGACCTGACGGCTTCGGTAACCAAAAACTCATCGATTTAGCTGGCCCAGAAAATGCCCACGATGTCTTCTTCGTGACCCACTTCTCCCATAATGAAGACTCACCTGAAAACGTCAAAGAATTCATCAAGAAATATGAAGATGCTTACGGGACTTCACCTGACCACTTTGCTGCTCTAGCTTATGATGCAACCAACCTCATCGCCCAAGCTATGGAAAAAGCTGGTTCAACAGATAGCGAAGCGGTTCAAAAAGCCTTAGCTGAAACCAAGGACTTCCAAGGGGTGACTGGTAAATTCTCCTTTGATAAAGACCATAACCCAGTCAAAGAAGTCTTTGTCCAAGAACTTCAAGGTGGCCAAGTGGTCGATACTGAAGTAGTTAAATAA
- a CDS encoding ABC transporter substrate-binding protein has product MNKKWLKAFVTLGSVMALAGCGSGSLTETTNQSAENADEIRIGGNWELSGNVSAYGVVQNNAIKLAVDEKNQAGGLLDKKINYLEYDNKSTTEEAVSGAEKLVDENAAVIIGPSTTNNTEATISTVTRAKTPLISATATADNITLDQEGNVLDYIFRICFQDSLQGGSLAEFSNKEGYTKAAIIKDNSSDYGQNLSDEFHKHFDGEVVREESYVAKESDFNSILSNIKNSDAQVIFVAGYYEEAGPIIKQAREMGIDLPILGPDGFGNKEIINLAGEENWDNIYYAAHFVENEDSPQEVKDFLAKYRETYQSEPDMFAALAYDAANLAFDAIERAGTTDGEAVQKALAETKDFTGVTGNFSMDEKHNPSKTVFIQEVKDGQVVGSQAIEAAK; this is encoded by the coding sequence ATGAATAAGAAATGGTTGAAAGCCTTTGTGACATTGGGGAGTGTCATGGCCTTAGCCGGCTGCGGTTCGGGTTCCTTGACTGAAACGACTAATCAATCCGCTGAAAATGCAGATGAAATTCGTATTGGGGGGAACTGGGAGTTATCGGGCAATGTTTCTGCTTATGGTGTTGTACAGAACAATGCGATCAAGCTCGCCGTAGATGAAAAAAATCAAGCTGGCGGCCTTCTCGATAAGAAGATCAACTACTTAGAATATGATAATAAATCCACGACTGAAGAAGCGGTTTCTGGTGCGGAAAAACTCGTTGATGAAAACGCGGCAGTAATTATTGGGCCTTCTACCACCAATAATACGGAAGCGACGATTTCAACGGTAACCCGGGCCAAGACCCCTTTGATTTCAGCCACTGCCACTGCTGATAATATTACCCTTGACCAAGAGGGCAATGTCTTGGATTATATCTTTAGAATCTGCTTCCAAGATTCCTTGCAAGGAGGCTCCTTAGCGGAATTCTCTAACAAGGAAGGCTATACTAAGGCAGCGATCATCAAGGATAATTCTTCTGACTATGGTCAAAACCTATCTGACGAATTCCACAAGCACTTTGATGGTGAAGTGGTTCGGGAAGAATCCTATGTGGCTAAGGAATCTGACTTTAACAGTATTTTGAGCAATATTAAGAATTCAGATGCCCAAGTGATCTTCGTTGCTGGTTATTATGAAGAAGCTGGTCCAATTATTAAACAAGCGCGCGAAATGGGCATTGACCTGCCAATTCTTGGTCCAGACGGCTTTGGGAATAAGGAAATTATTAACTTAGCAGGGGAAGAAAACTGGGATAACATTTACTATGCTGCCCACTTCGTTGAAAACGAAGACTCTCCTCAAGAAGTCAAAGACTTCTTAGCCAAGTACCGGGAGACCTACCAATCTGAACCAGATATGTTCGCAGCTCTAGCTTATGATGCGGCTAACCTGGCCTTTGACGCGATCGAGCGTGCAGGCACTACAGATGGTGAAGCGGTCCAAAAAGCTCTGGCTGAAACCAAGGACTTTACCGGAGTCACTGGGAACTTCTCCATGGATGAAAAACACAATCCTTCTAAGACTGTCTTTATCCAAGAGGTAAAAGACGGCCAAGTGGTTGGTTCTCAAGCCATTGAAGCGGCTAAATAG
- a CDS encoding branched-chain amino acid ABC transporter permease, which produces MNNVIQQLINGVALGSIYALMALGYTMVYGIIGLINFAHGDIYMVGAFVGFTLITNVGMGVFPALILAMLFTAVLGVIIERVAYKPLRGATRIAALITAIGVSMLLQNVMIFLRGPEVRAFPADLPDWSLQLGAFTINSQQILILAVTIVLMIALQVIVQKTKLGQAMRAVSVDPDAAQLMGINANTIISFTFLIGSALAGAAGVLVGIYYNSISPLMGVNIGTKTFVAAVVGGIGSIPGAVLGGLIIGIVETFVSMIGLSTWKDAAVYIILIIILLVKPTGLLGKPQVEKV; this is translated from the coding sequence GTGAATAATGTCATTCAACAATTAATCAATGGCGTGGCGCTAGGAAGCATCTATGCCTTGATGGCCTTGGGTTATACCATGGTTTATGGGATTATTGGTTTGATTAACTTTGCCCATGGGGATATTTATATGGTGGGGGCCTTTGTCGGTTTCACCTTGATTACTAATGTCGGAATGGGTGTTTTCCCGGCTTTAATTTTAGCTATGTTATTTACTGCAGTATTAGGGGTTATTATTGAGCGGGTGGCTTATAAACCCTTGCGTGGGGCGACCCGGATTGCCGCTTTGATTACCGCGATCGGGGTATCCATGCTCCTACAAAATGTGATGATCTTCCTCAGAGGGCCTGAAGTACGAGCTTTTCCAGCAGATCTGCCTGACTGGTCCTTACAATTGGGAGCCTTTACCATTAACTCCCAACAAATTCTGATCTTAGCGGTAACTATTGTTTTAATGATTGCCTTACAAGTGATCGTACAAAAGACCAAGTTAGGCCAAGCCATGCGGGCGGTTTCGGTTGACCCAGATGCGGCTCAATTGATGGGGATTAATGCCAACACCATTATTTCCTTTACCTTCTTAATTGGTTCAGCCTTAGCAGGTGCAGCAGGGGTGTTAGTAGGGATTTACTATAATTCCATTTCACCATTAATGGGTGTCAATATTGGGACTAAGACCTTTGTTGCAGCTGTGGTCGGCGGGATTGGATCGATCCCTGGTGCCGTTCTCGGGGGCTTAATTATCGGTATTGTAGAAACCTTCGTCTCCATGATTGGTCTCTCCACTTGGAAAGACGCCGCAGTTTATATTATTTTGATTATTATTTTACTGGTCAAACCAACCGGCTTGCTCGGTAAACCACAAGTAGAGAAAGTGTAG
- a CDS encoding branched-chain amino acid ABC transporter permease, with the protein MKENKTSWFNQFFTKTTLAWIGVIVLGFVLMAASYIAGLVSAYTQNIIMNIAINIILSVGLNLVVGYAGQFSLGHAGFMAIGAYVGAIVSQEIPGQAGFLAGLLAGMVVTAVVALIVGIPTLRLRGDYLAIATLGVSEIIRITIMNLEITNGAAGISGVPRHVTWITMYVFVVITTLLVVNYIYSSPGRATIAVREDEIAAESVGIHTTTYKTLAFVIGAVTASIAGTLYACYFGVINPSQFTFQKSIDILVIVVFGGIGSISGSFVASILLGLLNTFLAPFGQVRPILYAAALILIMIFKPSGLMGEYEFQFSKLFNRKRGQSQAVAKEESEDQ; encoded by the coding sequence ATGAAAGAAAACAAAACTTCTTGGTTCAATCAGTTTTTCACCAAGACCACTTTAGCTTGGATTGGAGTCATCGTGCTCGGCTTTGTCTTAATGGCAGCGTCCTACATTGCCGGTTTAGTTTCGGCCTACACCCAAAACATTATTATGAATATTGCCATTAATATTATTCTTTCCGTAGGGCTTAACTTAGTGGTTGGTTATGCCGGCCAGTTCTCCCTAGGCCATGCTGGTTTTATGGCGATCGGGGCTTATGTGGGAGCCATCGTTTCCCAAGAAATTCCTGGCCAAGCCGGTTTCTTAGCCGGTTTACTAGCTGGTATGGTAGTGACCGCCGTAGTGGCCTTGATCGTGGGGATTCCTACCCTGCGTTTACGGGGGGACTACCTAGCTATCGCCACCCTTGGGGTTTCTGAAATTATCCGAATTACCATTATGAACTTAGAGATTACCAATGGGGCTGCCGGGATTTCTGGTGTTCCCCGTCATGTGACCTGGATTACCATGTATGTCTTTGTGGTGATTACTACCTTATTAGTGGTTAACTACATTTACTCCAGTCCTGGTCGGGCGACTATTGCGGTACGTGAAGATGAGATTGCGGCCGAATCAGTGGGGATTCACACCACCACTTACAAGACCTTGGCCTTTGTGATCGGGGCGGTAACCGCAAGTATTGCTGGTACCCTCTATGCCTGCTACTTTGGTGTGATTAACCCTAGTCAGTTTACCTTCCAAAAATCGATCGACATCTTAGTGATCGTGGTTTTCGGAGGGATTGGATCTATTTCCGGGAGTTTCGTGGCTTCGATCTTATTGGGACTATTGAATACCTTCCTAGCGCCTTTTGGTCAAGTGCGTCCCATCCTCTATGCCGCCGCTTTGATCTTAATTATGATCTTCAAGCCTTCGGGATTAATGGGTGAATATGAATTCCAATTCTCCAAGCTCTTTAACCGCAAACGAGGGCAATCACAAGCCGTAGCCAAAGAAGAAAGTGAGGACCAATAG
- a CDS encoding ABC transporter ATP-binding protein, which yields MSILSLSHLSKSFGGLTAVSDVSIHVEADELIGLIGPNGAGKTTLFNLITGVYTPTSGSIELETDQGSQSLAGQRPDKINEMGVARTFQNIRLFANRSVLDNVLIAMHNKRGVGVWHSLLRTPKYYQNRDALHAKGMELLAIFGLEGYANEKAKNLPYGQQRALEIVRALATEPKILFLDEPAAGMNPNETTDLKQTIRKIQKEFGISVVLIEHDMSLVMDICERIYVLEYGKVIAEGTPSEIQSNPKVIEAYLGGA from the coding sequence ATGAGTATCTTAAGCTTAAGCCATCTCAGCAAGTCCTTTGGGGGCCTAACCGCCGTTTCCGATGTCAGTATCCATGTGGAAGCGGATGAATTGATCGGTTTGATTGGTCCTAATGGGGCCGGGAAAACCACCCTATTTAACTTGATTACTGGGGTTTATACACCGACTTCTGGCTCGATTGAATTAGAAACCGACCAAGGCAGTCAGTCTCTAGCAGGTCAACGTCCAGATAAGATTAATGAAATGGGGGTGGCCCGGACCTTCCAAAATATCCGCCTCTTTGCCAACCGTTCGGTCTTGGACAATGTGCTTATTGCTATGCACAACAAACGCGGAGTAGGAGTTTGGCACAGTCTCCTAAGAACGCCCAAGTACTACCAAAACCGGGACGCCCTCCATGCTAAGGGGATGGAATTATTGGCCATCTTCGGTCTGGAAGGCTACGCCAACGAAAAAGCCAAGAACCTGCCTTATGGCCAACAACGGGCCTTGGAGATCGTTCGGGCCTTGGCGACTGAACCTAAGATCCTTTTCTTGGATGAACCCGCTGCCGGGATGAACCCTAATGAAACCACGGACTTGAAACAGACCATCCGTAAGATCCAAAAAGAGTTTGGGATTTCTGTCGTTCTGATCGAACACGATATGTCTTTGGTGATGGATATTTGTGAGCGGATCTATGTTTTGGAATATGGAAAAGTAATCGCTGAAGGGACACCAAGCGAAATTCAAAGCAATCCGAAAGTTATCGAAGCCTACCTAGGAGGTGCCTAG
- a CDS encoding ABC transporter ATP-binding protein yields the protein MLEIKNIKVAYGMIQAIKGISFTVNEGEIVSLIGANGAGKSTILKTISGLLKPTQGEILYNHEPLQTKSCAQIVQAGVSQVPEGRHVFSGMSVKENLLMGAYTRKDRDNLASDMERYFDYFPILKERFNQDAATLSGGEQQMLAMARALMARPKLLLLDEPSMGLAPIYIQQIFEIIQTINSELNTTVLLIEQNAKAALEISDHAHVLEVGKITASGTGKELLSSEVVQKAYLGA from the coding sequence ATGTTAGAAATCAAAAATATCAAGGTTGCCTATGGGATGATCCAAGCCATCAAGGGCATTTCCTTTACCGTTAATGAAGGGGAAATTGTTTCTCTGATTGGGGCCAATGGGGCCGGAAAGTCAACCATTCTAAAGACGATTTCTGGACTCTTGAAACCGACCCAAGGGGAAATTCTCTACAACCATGAACCTTTACAAACCAAGTCCTGTGCCCAAATTGTCCAAGCCGGGGTCTCCCAAGTTCCTGAAGGCCGTCATGTCTTCAGTGGCATGTCCGTCAAGGAAAATCTACTGATGGGAGCTTATACCCGTAAGGACCGGGACAACTTAGCCAGCGATATGGAACGTTACTTTGATTATTTCCCGATTCTGAAAGAACGTTTCAACCAGGACGCGGCGACTTTATCCGGTGGGGAGCAACAGATGCTGGCTATGGCTCGGGCTCTCATGGCACGTCCTAAGCTCTTGCTCTTAGATGAACCTTCTATGGGTTTAGCGCCGATTTACATCCAACAAATTTTTGAAATTATTCAAACCATTAATAGTGAGTTGAATACCACCGTCTTACTGATCGAACAGAACGCTAAGGCGGCCTTAGAAATCTCTGACCACGCCCACGTCCTCGAAGTGGGTAAAATTACCGCTTCCGGAACTGGGAAAGAACTCCTGTCTTCTGAAGTGGTTCAAAAAGCATACCTGGGAGCTTAA
- the ppdK gene encoding pyruvate, phosphate dikinase yields the protein MKQVIYAFNQGSAKMRDLLGGKGANLSEMTRLGFPVPKGFTLTTEACLDYLAQEDSEELSDPVIEAIDQALADLEAATDKAFNDPENLLLVSVRSGARESMPGMMDTILNVGLNDRNVESLAQITQDDRFAYDCYRRLLQMYGNVVYGLDSQLFEEHLAQEKNKAQVRFDHELKVDQLKELVAAYKKVYQDQLGFDFPQEVKTQIYEAVKAVFKSWNNHRARVYREMNHIPHDLGTAVNIQEMVFGNSGQESGTGVLFTRNPATGESKLFGEYLVNAQGEDVVAGIRTPAVIEDLKADMPEIYQEIHDLAKQLEGYYHDMQDIEFTVEKGKLYFLQTRNGKRTAKAAVKIAVDMVEEGLIEEKEALLRIEPSMIDQLLHPSFDPKALAQAEAFSSLGLAASPGAGSGQIVFSAQKAKEWQASGKKVILMRNETSPEDIEGMSAAEAIVTAHGGMTSHAAVVARGMGKCCVSGCSDLTIDEAAKVVHYPTGQLQEGDTISVDGSQGKLYLGEIPTALSNTDENYQKMMAWARKYSRLKVRMNAETPEDIQTGFSFGADGIGLVRTEHMFFKTERLREIRRFILSVDEDQRQAALEKIRDYQVEDFTKIFQLSQEAPAVIRLLDPPLHEFMPKSDREVAEVAADQGISEAELRSRMVQLAEVNPMLGHRGCRLAMTYPELYDRQVEAIIYGAIAARSEGLDPQVEIMIPLVSVEPELNRLRKRLSQVIDRLLAQENVTIAYTIGTMIEIPRACFIADQLAQEADFFSFGTNDLTQMTYGFSRDDAGKFINQYLEDGTLKQDPFQTIDPEGVGALVKIAVDKARQAKAGLKIGVCGELGGDPASIHFFDQVGLDYVSCSPYRVPLAQLAAAQSAIRQAERSH from the coding sequence ATGAAACAAGTGATTTATGCTTTTAACCAGGGGTCTGCCAAGATGCGTGATCTCTTGGGAGGCAAGGGCGCTAACCTGTCGGAAATGACCCGACTAGGTTTTCCGGTTCCTAAGGGGTTTACCCTGACAACTGAGGCTTGCTTAGATTACTTAGCCCAGGAAGATAGTGAAGAATTAAGTGATCCCGTCATAGAGGCCATCGACCAAGCGCTAGCTGACTTGGAAGCCGCTACTGACAAGGCCTTTAATGATCCTGAGAACTTACTCTTGGTGTCGGTGCGGTCCGGAGCCAGAGAATCTATGCCTGGGATGATGGATACCATCCTCAATGTGGGTCTGAACGACCGCAATGTGGAAAGTCTGGCCCAAATCACTCAAGATGACCGCTTCGCCTATGACTGCTACCGCCGTCTCTTGCAAATGTATGGCAATGTGGTCTACGGCTTAGATAGTCAACTCTTTGAAGAGCACTTGGCCCAAGAAAAAAACAAGGCTCAAGTGCGCTTTGACCATGAATTAAAGGTAGACCAATTGAAAGAATTAGTGGCTGCCTATAAAAAGGTTTACCAAGATCAACTAGGTTTTGACTTCCCCCAAGAGGTTAAGACACAAATTTATGAAGCAGTCAAGGCTGTTTTCAAATCCTGGAACAACCACCGGGCCCGGGTCTACCGGGAGATGAACCATATTCCCCATGACCTAGGAACCGCCGTCAATATTCAGGAAATGGTCTTTGGTAATAGCGGTCAAGAAAGTGGGACTGGGGTCCTCTTCACCCGTAATCCCGCTACTGGGGAAAGCAAGCTCTTTGGTGAATATCTGGTCAATGCCCAAGGGGAAGATGTGGTTGCTGGTATTCGTACCCCAGCGGTTATTGAAGATTTGAAAGCAGATATGCCTGAAATTTACCAAGAAATCCATGACCTGGCCAAACAATTGGAAGGCTACTACCATGATATGCAGGACATTGAATTTACCGTTGAAAAAGGCAAACTCTACTTCCTACAAACTCGGAATGGGAAACGGACGGCGAAGGCTGCCGTTAAGATTGCTGTCGACATGGTGGAAGAAGGTCTGATCGAGGAAAAAGAGGCCCTCTTGCGGATTGAACCATCCATGATTGACCAATTGCTCCATCCTTCCTTTGACCCCAAAGCCCTGGCCCAGGCAGAGGCCTTCTCAAGTCTAGGTTTGGCGGCTAGCCCGGGCGCTGGGTCAGGACAAATTGTCTTCAGTGCTCAAAAGGCCAAAGAGTGGCAGGCATCTGGTAAAAAAGTCATTCTGATGCGCAATGAAACCTCGCCAGAAGACATCGAAGGCATGTCTGCAGCAGAAGCCATCGTTACTGCCCATGGAGGGATGACCTCCCATGCTGCCGTGGTCGCTCGGGGGATGGGAAAATGCTGCGTTAGTGGCTGTAGTGACTTGACTATTGATGAAGCGGCTAAGGTGGTTCATTATCCCACTGGTCAATTGCAGGAAGGTGACACCATCTCAGTGGACGGCAGTCAAGGGAAACTCTACCTGGGAGAAATCCCTACCGCTCTCTCTAACACTGATGAAAACTATCAAAAAATGATGGCATGGGCGAGAAAATATAGCCGGCTCAAGGTGCGGATGAATGCTGAAACCCCTGAAGATATTCAAACTGGCTTTAGCTTTGGAGCGGATGGGATTGGTTTAGTTCGGACTGAGCACATGTTCTTTAAGACCGAGCGCCTGCGGGAGATCCGCCGCTTTATTCTCTCAGTCGATGAAGACCAACGTCAGGCTGCCCTGGAGAAGATCCGTGACTACCAGGTGGAAGACTTTACTAAGATTTTCCAATTGTCACAAGAGGCTCCCGCGGTAATTCGCCTACTGGACCCACCGCTCCACGAATTTATGCCCAAAAGTGACCGTGAAGTGGCCGAAGTGGCGGCTGACCAAGGCATCAGTGAAGCGGAGTTACGCAGCCGGATGGTGCAACTGGCTGAAGTCAACCCCATGTTGGGCCACCGGGGATGCCGCTTAGCTATGACCTATCCTGAGCTCTACGACCGCCAAGTGGAAGCCATTATTTACGGGGCCATTGCCGCTAGATCAGAGGGTTTGGATCCTCAAGTAGAGATCATGATTCCTTTGGTGAGTGTAGAGCCCGAGTTAAATCGCTTACGTAAGCGCCTCAGCCAAGTCATTGACCGGCTCCTAGCCCAGGAAAATGTGACAATCGCTTATACAATTGGTACAATGATAGAGATTCCTAGAGCCTGTTTCATTGCCGATCAATTAGCCCAAGAGGCGGATTTCTTCAGTTTTGGAACCAATGACCTGACCCAAATGACCTATGGCTTTTCACGGGATGATGCCGGGAAATTCATTAACCAGTACCTAGAAGACGGTACCCTAAAACAAGATCCCTTCCAAACCATCGATCCTGAAGGAGTAGGCGCCCTAGTCAAAATTGCGGTCGACAAGGCCCGCCAGGCTAAAGCCGGGCTCAAGATTGGGGTCTGTGGGGAACTCGGTGGCGATCCAGCTTCGATTCACTTCTTTGACCAAGTGGGCTTGGACTATGTCTCCTGTTCGCCTTACCGGGTGCCCCTGGCTCAATTAGCAGCCGCCCAATCCGCTATTAGGCAAGCGGAAAGAAGTCATTAG
- a CDS encoding helix-turn-helix transcriptional regulator, giving the protein MQFTDRQKEIIAIVKDQEPISGEAIAKQFGLSKSTLRSDLALLTMTGILDARPKVGYFYTGLGFDPLLDQKLSEVKVAELMASPVNISAKTTVYEAITTMFLYDNGSLYVTDDDQHLQGLVSRKDLLRSLATKGQSESPAVALIMTRMPNIVVVEKETLVLEAGKLLVDHKVDSLPVVNNREEYQVLGKITKSHLVEFFVNTLASEGDL; this is encoded by the coding sequence ATGCAATTCACTGACCGACAAAAAGAAATCATTGCCATTGTCAAAGACCAAGAACCCATTAGTGGGGAGGCCATTGCCAAGCAATTTGGCCTGTCTAAATCGACCCTAAGAAGTGACTTGGCCTTACTGACCATGACTGGGATCTTGGATGCCCGTCCTAAAGTGGGCTACTTTTATACCGGCCTGGGTTTTGATCCCTTATTAGATCAGAAACTGAGCGAGGTCAAGGTGGCAGAACTTATGGCCAGTCCAGTCAATATTTCAGCCAAGACCACGGTTTACGAGGCCATTACCACCATGTTTCTCTATGATAATGGGTCCTTGTATGTGACCGACGATGATCAACACCTCCAAGGCCTAGTTTCTAGAAAAGACTTATTGCGGTCCTTGGCGACTAAGGGTCAAAGTGAATCTCCTGCGGTGGCCTTGATCATGACCCGGATGCCCAACATTGTGGTCGTGGAAAAAGAGACCCTAGTCCTGGAAGCGGGTAAGCTCCTAGTAGACCATAAGGTGGATTCCCTACCGGTCGTCAATAACCGTGAGGAATACCAAGTTCTTGGTAAGATCACCAAAAGCCATTTAGTCGAATTTTTTGTTAATACCTTAGCGAGTGAGGGAGACTTATGA
- a CDS encoding pyruvate, water dikinase regulatory protein: MTQAKQVFFIISDAVGETARQVTRAALAQFAPDLKSDLRRYPFVKTQEELGEILRDAQAEKAIVAATFVNDDLDRFARQYAKDHQLTYINFLQELIQGIGQATGLSPKEQAGGLRKVDDAYLARMSAVEFAIKYDDGNYPKKAFAQADIVILGVSRSSKTPLSLYLANRGYRVANYPLIPEVRYPEELYQLDPNKVFGLMASPQYIMNIRTNRLKYLGLTSTAKYSQLERIKYELVTANDLYRELGAHVIDIEYKSIEESGAEIIEYLKEEQ; this comes from the coding sequence ATGACACAAGCCAAGCAAGTATTTTTTATCATATCGGACGCTGTTGGAGAAACAGCCCGGCAGGTCACTCGGGCGGCTTTAGCTCAATTCGCTCCCGACTTGAAGAGCGACTTGCGCCGCTATCCCTTTGTGAAGACCCAGGAGGAATTAGGCGAAATTCTTCGTGATGCCCAGGCAGAAAAAGCCATTGTGGCAGCGACCTTTGTCAATGACGACTTGGACCGCTTTGCCCGCCAATATGCCAAGGACCACCAGCTCACCTACATTAACTTCCTCCAGGAGCTGATCCAGGGGATTGGCCAAGCCACTGGTCTAAGCCCTAAGGAACAGGCTGGGGGCTTACGTAAGGTAGATGACGCTTACCTGGCCCGGATGTCGGCAGTGGAATTTGCCATTAAGTATGACGATGGGAACTATCCCAAGAAGGCCTTCGCCCAAGCGGATATTGTTATCCTGGGCGTGTCACGGTCATCAAAAACCCCGTTGTCGCTCTATTTGGCTAACCGGGGTTACCGGGTGGCTAACTATCCCTTGATTCCAGAGGTCCGCTATCCAGAAGAACTCTACCAGCTTGACCCTAATAAGGTCTTTGGCCTCATGGCGTCACCCCAATACATTATGAATATCCGAACCAACCGCTTGAAATATTTGGGACTCACATCAACCGCTAAGTATAGCCAGTTGGAACGGATAAAATATGAATTGGTGACCGCCAATGACTTGTACCGGGAATTAGGTGCCCATGTCATTGATATTGAGTACAAGTCCATTGAAGAAAGTGGCGCTGAAATTATTGAATACCTCAAGGAAGAGCAATGA
- a CDS encoding glycoside hydrolase family 73 protein, which yields MARKRKKRPKVRLKKRFWPKKKRQRVAVMILVALSLLGLTYCANHYLPYFNFSAYQWKDKEMSDQEAAFINQIGNYATLNYPQSQVLPSVVIAQAILESDFGKSQLASQYGNLFGRKAGAGEPSVALSTQEYGPGGWVTITDHFKVYPDWQSAVIDHGNLMVNGTDWNPDLYLGVRQARHYRQATKALAEAGYATDPGYADKLNHLIESYGLMQFDP from the coding sequence GTGGCGCGTAAAAGAAAGAAACGGCCTAAAGTAAGACTTAAAAAGCGCTTTTGGCCCAAGAAAAAAAGGCAGCGAGTGGCTGTGATGATCTTAGTGGCCCTCTCTTTACTTGGTTTGACCTACTGTGCCAATCACTACTTGCCTTATTTTAATTTTTCTGCCTACCAATGGAAGGATAAGGAAATGAGTGATCAAGAGGCGGCTTTTATCAACCAAATCGGTAATTATGCCACCCTCAATTACCCACAGTCCCAAGTCCTACCTAGTGTAGTCATTGCCCAAGCCATTCTGGAATCGGATTTTGGCAAGAGCCAGTTGGCCAGCCAGTATGGGAATCTCTTTGGGCGTAAGGCCGGTGCAGGGGAACCCAGTGTGGCCCTGTCGACTCAGGAATATGGTCCAGGGGGCTGGGTAACCATTACCGATCACTTTAAGGTCTATCCCGACTGGCAGAGTGCGGTGATTGACCATGGCAATTTAATGGTTAATGGCACCGATTGGAACCCCGACCTCTACTTAGGTGTCAGACAAGCGCGTCATTATCGTCAGGCGACCAAGGCTTTGGCTGAGGCGGGTTATGCGACAGATCCAGGCTATGCGGACAAATTGAACCACTTAATTGAAAGTTACGGTCTCATGCAATTTGATCCCTAA